AACCCGGCCGCGGCGGTGCCGTGGTCCTCGTCCAGCGGCGGTTCACCGAGCCGCTGCAGCACCCAGCCGCCGTGCGCCAGCCCGGACGTGGCCAACGCGGGGTCGAGGTGCCCGAGGACGGTCGGCATCAGGTCGGAGATCGGCACGTGCGCGGGCACGGCCAGTTCCACCCGCGAGGTCGGCCCGCAGATGGTCAACCGGCACATCTCCCCGGAACCGCCGGAGGAGTGCGCGGACCGGGCCGACGGGGCCGAGTGCGCGGTGGTCGCGCCGTTCGAGTTCGTCGCCGCCATGCCCCCACCACGGCCGCGCACCGCCCCGCGGTTCAAGCGCCCGCGACTGAACGTCCCGGCGGGGTCGGGACGTGTGGCAGGTGCACCGCGCACCGTCCAGCGAGGAGCCGACCGCGATGACCACGACCCTGTTCCGCCGGCCGAACCGGGAGCAGCCGCCGGAGATGCCGAGCGGGGAGCTGTCCCTGCAGGAACCCCCGGCGCTGCCGGAGACGGTCGGCCGGGACTGGTTGTCCTCGCTGATGGTGCTGCCGATGATGCTCGGCAGCGGCGTGTTCATGCTGATCTACATCGGACCGCGCAACCCCGTGCTGGGCATGGGCATGTTCGGCCTGATGATGGCGATGGCGCTGCTGGTGTTCCTGGTGCAGCTGGCCCGCGGCGGGGCCGAGCGGCGGCAGAAGATGCGCGGCGAGCGGCGCGACTACCTGCGCTACCTCGGGCAGGTGCGCGCCCAGGTGCGGGCGGCGGCGGCCAAGCAGCGCGAGTCGCTGGCCTGGCGGCACCCGGACCCGAACGCGCTGTGGTCGGTGGCGATGACCGGCCGGCTGTGGGAGCGACGGGCCGCGCACGGCGACTTCGCCGAGGTGCGCATCGGCACCGGACCGCAGCGGCTGGCGGTCCGGATGACCCCGTTGCACACCAAGCCGATCTCGGACCTGGAGCCGCTGTCGGCGCGGGCGCTGCGCCGGTTCATCAACGCGCACAGCACGGTCCCGGGCCTGCCGACCTCGGTGTTCCTGCGCGGTTTCGCCAAGGTGCGGTTCAACGGCGACCAGGAGGCGATCCGCGGGGTCACCCGCGCGCTGCTGGCCCAGCTGGTCACCTTCCACTCCCCCGAGGACCTGCGGGTGGTGGTGTGCGCCGCGCCCGACCGGATCCCGCTGTGGGACTGGGTGAAGTGGCTGCCGCACGCGCAGCACCCGGTCGAGCAGGACGGCGCGGGCCAGGTCCGGCTGCTGGCCGACGGGGTGGACGCGCTGACCGAGCTGCTCGACGCCGAGCTCGGCGAGCGCGGCCGGTTCGAGGCGGCGTCCTCGCCCAGCCCCGAGGAGCCCTACGTGGTGGTCGTGCTGGACGGCGTCCACGTGCCGTCGGAGTCGCGGCTGGCCGGCACCGGCTACCACAACTCCGTGGTCCTCGACGTCTCCGACGCGCTCGGCGGCGGAGCCGGGCGCACCACGCTGCGGCTGGACGTCACAGCCGAGCAGGTGGACATGGTGCGCACCGACCGCACCGGCCAGGAGGTGCGCACGACGCTGTGCACCCCGGACCTGCTGTCCACCACGAAGGCCGCGACGCTGGCGCGGACCATCTCGCCGTACCGGCTGGGCGGCACCGCCGACGTGGCCGAGCCGATGGTGGCGAACTTCGAACTGCCGCAGCTGCTGGGCGTCTCGGACCTGGACAGCTGGGACCCGGCGTCGATCACGCGCACCGGGCTGACCCGCGACCGGCTGCGGATCCCCATCGGCATCTCGGAGAGCGGTGCGCCGGTGGAGCTGGACATCAAGGAGTCGGCGCAGGGCGGGATGGGACCGCACGGGTTGCTCATCGGCGCCACCGGTTCCGGCAAGAGCGAGCTGCTGCGCACCCTGGTGCTGGGCATGGCGATGACGCACTCGTCGGAGACGCTGAACTTCGTGCTGGTCGACTTCAAGGGCGGCGCCACGTTCCTCGGCCTGGACCGGCTCCCGCACGTCTCCGCCGTGATCACCAACCTCGCCGACGAGGCGCCGCTGGTGACCCGCATGCAGGACGCGCTGCACGGCGAGATGGTGCGGCGCCAGGAGTTCCTGCGCGCGGCCGGGAACTACTCCTCGCTGCTGGAGTACGAGAAGGCGCGGTTGTCCGGTGCGCCGCTGGACCCGCTGCCGACGCTGTTCGTGATCGTCGACGAGTTCTCCGAGCTGCTGGCGGCCAACCCGGACTTCGGCGAGCTGTTCGTCATGATCGGCCGGCTGGGCCGGTCGCTGGGCGTGCACCTGCTGCTGGCCAGCCAGCGCATCGAGGACGGGCGGATGCACAAGCTGGAGAGCCACCTGTCCTACCGCATCGGCCTGCGCACGTTCTCCGCGATGGAGAGCCGCTCGGTGATCGGCGTGCCCGACGCCTACCAGCTGCCGAGCGCGCCCGGCAACGGCTACCTGCGCAGCGACGTGGCGACGCTGGTGCGGTTCAAGGCCGCCTACGTGTCCGGCCCGCACCGCAGGCGCACCCGCGAGCAGCGGCAGGAGGAGGTGCGGCGACAGGTCGTGCCGTTCGGGGTGGGCAAGCTGCCCGTCCCCGCCGAACCCGAGCCGGCGCCCGAACCCGCGCCGCAGGACACCGAGACCGGCGAGTCGGTGCTGTCCGTGGCGGTGGACAAGCTGGTCGAGCACGGCGGTCCGCCCGCGCACCAGGTGTGGTTGCCGCCGCTGGCCGACCCGCCGTCGCTGGACCAGCTGCTGCCGCCGCTGCTGCCCGACCCGGAGCGCGGGCTGACCGCGTCCGGCTGGCCGGGCTGCGGTCGGCTGGTGGTGCCGGTCGGGGTGGTGGACAAGCCCTTCGAGCAGAGCCGCGACCTGCACGTGGTGGACCTCTCCGGCGCGGGCGGGCACGTCGGCATCGCGGGCGGTCCGCAGTCCGGCAAGAGCAACCTGCTGCGCGCCCTGATCACGTCGATCGCGCTCACCCACACCCCGGCCGAGGCGCAGTTCTACTGCCTGGACTTCGGCGGCGGGACGCTGTCGGCGCTGGACGGCCTGCCGCACGTCGGCGGCGTGGCCGGGCGGCTGCAGACCGAGCGGGTGGCGCGCACCATCGCCGAGGTGCAGACCCTGCTGGCGGAGCGGGAGAAGGTCTTCGCCGAGCACGAGGTGGAGAGCATGGCCGCCTACCGCGAGCGGCGCGCGAAGGGCGAGTTCGCCGACGACCCGCACGGCGACGTGTTCCTGGTCGTGGACGGGTGGGGCGCGCTGCGCTCGGAGTTCGAGCAGCACGACCTGGCGCTGCGCGCGCTCGCCGCCCGCGGCCTCGCCTACGGGGTGCACCTGGTGCTGACCACGAACCGGTGGTCGGACGTCCACAGTGCACTGCGCGACCAGCTCGGCACGCGGCTGGAGCTGCGGCTCGGCGACTCGATCGACTCGATGATCAACATGCGCAAGGCGGCGGAGGTGCCGCAGGTCCCGGGCCGGGGCATGACCGCCGACCACAGGCACTTCCTGGCCGGGGTGCCGCGCATCGACGGGGTGGCCGGCACCGACGGCCTCGCCGAGGCGACCAAGGAGCTGTGCGCGGCGGTCGCCGAGCACTGGCCGGGCCGCCGGGCGCCGGTGGTGCGGATGCTGCCCGCCGTGCTGCCCGCGGCGGACCTGCCCGCCCCGCAGCCGGGCCCGAAGGTGGCGCTGGGCGCGGGCGAGCTCGACCTGCAGCCGGTGTGGCACGACTTCGCCGAACGCCCGCACCTGACGATCGTCGGCGACAGCGGCAGCGGCAAGACGGCGGCGCTGCGCCTCATCGCGCGGGCCATCACCGCCGCGCACTCCCCGGAGGAGGCGCAGGTCCTGGTCGTCGACCCGCGCCGCACCCTGCTGGAGTCGGTGCCCGACGCCTACCGGCGCGCCGCCGCGGTGTCCGCACCGGCGGCCGAGGCCGCGGTCCGGCAGCTGGCCGAGGAGATGAAGCAGCGGGTGCCCGGCACCGACATCACCCCGGCGCAGCTGCGCCGTCGCGACTGGTGGAGCGGGCCGGAGGTGTTCGTGCTGGTCGACGACTACGACCTGCTGCTGGGTCCGATGGGCGGGCCGTTCGACCCGCTCGTGGAGCTGGTGCCGCAGGCCGGGGACATCGGCCTGCACCTGGTGATGGCCCGCGCCGCCGCCGGGTCGAGCCGGACCTCGATGGAGCCGGTGACCCGCCGGTTGCAGGAGTCGAACACCCCGGAGCTGGCGCTGTCGATGCCGGCCAACGAGCTGCCGCTGCTCAACGGGGCCCGGGGCCGGCAGCTGCCGCCGGGCCGCGGCGTGCTGGTGACCCGCCGCGACGGGATCGGGCTGCAGATCGGCTGGACGGAGGAACCGGCATGAGGGCTCGGCTGCGGACCACCGTGCTGGGGGCGGTCCTGGGCGTCCTGGCGACCGCGGTGGGCGCGCCGCACGCGGCCGCGCAGCCCCCGGTCGGGCAGTGCACGCCACCGTCGGAGACCCCGGTGACGACGATGTCGTGGGCGCAGCAGCGGATGGCCGCGGACCGGGCGTGGTCGCTGACGCGCGGTGAGGTGGTCGTCGGCGTGGTCGACACCGGGGTGAGCGCGGCCGCGCCCGCGCTGGCCGGGGCGGTGCTGCCGGGCACCGACCTGCGGGGCGGTCCCGGCGACGACGACTGCTTCGGGCGGGGCACGTTCCTCGCCTCGCTGATCGCGGCCCGGCCGAGCAGCGACCCGCACGTCCCGTTCGCCGGGGTGGCGCCGGGCGCCACGATCTTCCCGGTCCGGGTCAACGACGACCCGCCGAAGGTCCTCGACCACGCGGCACTGGCCCGGGACATCGCGCGCGGCATCCGGGCCGCGGTCGACGGCGGTGCCCGGGTGGTCGCGGTCGGCCTGGTGGCCACGTTGGACGTCCCGGAGCTGCGCGCCGCCGTCGCGCACGCCGCCCAGCGGGACGTGCTGGTGGTGGCGCCCGCCGCGGTGCCGAAGCGGGGCCAGCTCGCGTTCCCGGCGCGGATCCCCGGCGTGCTGGCGGTGGCCCCGGTCGGGCCGGACGGGCCGGTGCGGTCGGCGTCGTACGGCGCGGACCCGGCGATCGCCGCCCCGGCGCAGCAACTGGTGGGCGTCGCCCCGCGCGGGGCCGGGCACCGCGTCTCGTCCGGCAGCGAGCTGGCCGTGGGGTACGTGGCGGGTGCGGCGGCGCTGGTGCGCGCCTACCACCCGGCGCTGTCCGCGCCCGAGGTCGCCGCCCGGCTGATCGGCGCCGCGGACCACCCGTCGACGCCGCTGCCGAACGAGCTGGTCGGCTACGGCGTGGTCGACCCGTTCGCCGCGGTCACCACGATCCCCAACACCGACCCGCCGGCGACGCCCCCGCCGGAGGACCTGGCCGTGCCGAAGCCCGCCGCGGCGGACCCGGCCCCGGCGACCCGAGCGCTCTGGCTCGTCGGCGGCATCGGCGCCGCCGCCCTCCTCCTCGCCGGCCCCACCATCGCCGTCGCAGCCCGCCACCGCCGCCCCCACTGACCCCCAGTCGGTCGTGAGCGCGAAAACCGGCCCCAACCGGCTTGCGCACTCACGACCCCCAACCAGCACCCATGCGGTCGTGAGCGGCAAAACCGCCCCCAACCGGCTCCCGCACTCACGACCCCCAACCAGCATCCATGCGGTCGTGAGCGGCAAAACCGGCCCCAGGCGGCTTGCGCGCTCACGACCGTTAAGCAGCGCCGATACGGTCGTGAGCGGGCAAGACCGCCCCCAGACGGCATGCGCACTCACGACCGTTGGGCAGCGCCGATACCGTCGTGAGCGCGAAAACCGCCCCCAGGCGGCTCCCGCACTCACGACCCCTGACCAGCGCCCATACCGTCGTGAGTGGCAAGACCGCCCCCAGGCGGCATTTGCACTCACGAGCCCTGACCAGCGCCGATACGGTCGTGAGCGGCAAAACCGGCCCCAGGCGGCTTGCGCGCTCACGACCCCCAACCTGCGCCGATGCCGTCGTGAGTGGGGAGACCGGCTCCAGGCGGCTTGCGCGCTCACGACCGTTGGGCTGCGCTTCTGGGGGTGGGGAGTGGACGGGCCGCGAGAGGCGTTCGTAGCGTCGGCGCATGGACAACGCACGGGAACGACACCTGATCCGCTACTCGGGCGGCGGTTCCTTCAGCCCCGACACCATCGCGCGCGCCTCCGGGAGCACGATCGTCACCGAGGACGGCCGCGAGCTGCTCGACTTCACCTCGGGGCAGATGAGCGCGATCCTCGGCCACGCGCACCCGGAGATCGTCGCGACCATCCGGGAGCAGGCCGAGCGCCTCGACCACCTCTACAGCGGGATGCTCAGCCGCCCGGTGCTCGACCTCGCCGAGCGGCTGACCGGGACGCTGCCCGCGCCGCTGGACAAGGCCGTGTTCCTCACCACCGGGGCCGAGGCCAACGAGGCCGCGCTGCGGATGGCCAAGCTGGTCACCGGCGGGTACGAGGTCGTGTCGTTCGCGCGGTCCTGGCACGGCATGACGCAGGCCGCCGCGGGCGCCACCTACAGCGCGGGGCGCACCGGCTACGGCCCCACCGCCCCCGGCAACTTCGCGCTGCCGGTCCCGGACCGCTTCCGCCCCGACATCACCGACGCCGACGGGAACCTGGACTGGCGCCGCCAGCTCGACCTCGGCTTCGACCTCATCGACGCCCAGTCGACCGGCAACCTGGCGGCCTGCCTGGTCGAGCCGGTCCTGAGCAGCGGCGGCGTCATCGACCTGCCGCCGGGCTACCTGGCCGCGCTGCGGGACAAGTGCCACGAGCGGGGCATGCTGCTGGTCCTCGACGAGGCCCAGACCGGGTTGTGCCGCACCGGCACCTGGTACGCCTTCGAGCGCGACGGCGTCGTCCCGGACATCCTCACCCTGTCCAAGACGCTCGGCGCCGGGCTGCCGCTGGCGGCCGTGCTGACCAGCGCCGAGATCGAGCAGGAGGCGCACGACCGCGGGTTCCTGTTCTTCACCACGCACGTCAACGACCCGCTCCCGGCCGCCGTCGGCGGCACCGTGCTGGACGTGCTGGTCCGCGACCGCCTCGACCAGCGCGCCCGCGAGCTGGGCGACCGGCTGCGCGCCGGGCTGGACGAGCTCGCCCGGGAGCACGCGGTGGTCGGCGACGTCCGAGGCCGCGGCCTGCTGCTGGGGCTGGAGCTGGTCGACGAGGAGCGCGGGGCCGACGAGCTGGGTGCCGCCGTCACCCGCCGGTGCGCCGAGCTCGGCCTGCACATGAACATCGTGCAGCTGCCGGGCATGGGCGGCACGTTCCGCATCGCCCCGCCGCTGACCGCCTCGGACGCCGAGATCGACCGCGGCCTGGAGATCCTCGACAAGGCCCTGGCCGACCGCGCCTGACGCGCCGAGGTGCTCGCCGGTGGGGTGGCGGCGAGCACGGCCGGGGCGCCGCACCCGACCGCCGTCGTGGCCCCGGGGCCGAGGCCGACGCCCCGGTCCGCGTGCGCGACCACCCCGTCGGCGTGCGCAGCACGGGGACCGGGCCCGTGGTCAGGTCGACGCCGTCGACCTGACCACTCCCCCGCGCAGCTCGGCGGACTCGCGGACCGGCGTGCCCGGGTCACCCGCACGGTCGGGCGCCGCACCCGCACGGGCCGCGGTCAGCGGCTGTCGAGCCAGGCGAGGGCCGCGGTGGTCATCGCGGTGACCCCGGTGGTGAGGGTCGGTTCGACCACCGGGGCGAAGAACGGCGAGTGGTTGGAGGGGACGTCGCGGCTCAGCGTGCCCGCTTCGCGGGCCGCGAGGTACTTGCCGCGCTCGACGCCGCCGAAGAACCAGTAGCAGGTCGGCACCCCGGCGGCCTCGCCGAACAGGCCGACGTCCTCGCTGCCGGTCACCGGCTCGAGCGCCAGCACCCGGTCGGCGCCGAGCTGCTCGCGCAGCGCCTGCGCCGTCCGCTCGGTCGCCTGCTCGTCGTTGACCAGCAGCGGGAAGCTGTGCAGCGGCTCGAACTCCGGTTCCCGCTCGGCGCCGGAGGCGGCCGCCTCGGCGCGCACGATGCGCTTGACCGCCTCGATCACCCGCTCGCGGACCCGTCCGTCGAAGGTGCGGATGTTGACCCGCAGCTCGGCCTGGTCGGGGATGATGTTGTCCTTCGTGCCCGCCCGGATGGACCCGACCGTGACCACCGCCGTGTCCCGGCCGGAGACCTCGCGGGAGACCACGGTCTGCAGCCGCAGCACGGTCGCCGAGGCCATCACCACCGGGTCGACGGCGTTCTCCGGCTGCGACCCGTGCGCGCCGCGCCCGAACATGGTGACCTTCAGCCCGTCGGCCGCGGCCATGCTGGGCCCGCCGACCAGGCCCACGGTGCCCGCCGGGAACGGGAAGACGTGCTGGCCGAGGCACACGTCCGGGCGCGGGAAGCGGTCCAGGAAGCCGTCGTCGAGCATCGCCCGCGCGCCCGCGCCGATCTCCTCCGCGGGCTGGAACACCGCGACCACCGTGCCGGACCACTGCTCGCGCGCGGTGACCAGCAGGTCGAGCGCGCCGAGCTGGCAGGTGACGTGCATGTCGTGCCCGCAGGCGTGCATCACCGGGACGTCGTTGCCGTCCGGGTCGGTGCCGCGCTGGGTGCTGGCGTAGTCCAGGCCGGTCTGCTCCTGCACCGGCAGCGCGTCGAAGTCCGCGCGCAGCAGCACGGTCGGCCCGTCGCCGTTGCGCAGCACGCCCACGACGCCCGTGCCGCCCACCCCGGTGGTGACCTCCAGGCCGAGCGCGTCGAGCCGCCGCGCGACCTCGGCGGCGGTGCGGTGCTCGGCGAAGGACAGCTCCGGGTGGGCGTGCAGGTCCTGGTAGAGCGCGGTGAGGTCGTCCCGGATGTCGTCGACCCGCCTCAGCACAGCACCCAGATCGCCCACGTGGCCCTCCCGTTCGTCGTCACCGCGATGCTCGCACGCCTCCCCGGCCGGTGCACCGGCCGGGGAGGTGGTCTTCGCGAGCCGTCAGCGGGGCCGGTGCGCGGGGAACTCCACCACCTGCTGGTACGTCGGGCGGTTCTGCCAGCTCACCGTGTCCTGCGCGATGCCGCCGATCTTGCTGTGCACCAGCGCGTCCGCGCACCACTGGTCACCGGCCGCGCAGTCCGCGTCACCCGGGTAGGTCTCCTCCAGCGGGACCTCCGCCGCCTGGCGCAGGGTGTCCAGCAGCACCTGGCGGCACGCGGTCGGGTCCCCGCCGCCGCACAGCGGTGCGCCGAACCCGCCCGGCACCTCCTCGCCGAGCACCGCCCGGACGTCCTTGGACACCTGGCCGAACCAGCCGAACTGGAACGCCGAGCCCTGGTGGCCCTGCCCCACGTGCAGGCCCGGTTCGCCGTTCTGCCAGCCGGAGGGCGACTCGTTGACCTGCATGACGTCGGTCAGCGCCTCGTAGGCGGGCGTGCCGAGCGCGGGCTCGAACTCGCCGCGCACCAGCAGCGGCCACCACGCGTCCATCAGCGCGATCGCCTCGGCGTGCTCGTAGCGGTGGCTGCCCGGTTCGGTCTCGACCCGCCGGCCGCCGTCGGCCAGCCAGGCGCGGAGCCGGGTGAGGAGTTCCTCGGTCCGCGGGTCGGTGACCGGTTCGCGGTCGATCAGCCGCAGCAGGTCCGGCAGCACGCGCTCCGCCCGCAGGTCGGTGACCCCCGCGTCGGCCATCGCCTGCACCAGGCTCGCGCGGTCGAACGTCCCGCCGTGCTCGATGCGCTCGCGGACGCGGGTGTCGAGCAGGTCCCCGCGCTGCACGGCGCCCTTCTCCGCGCGGTCGCCCGCGGTCCCCGGCGCCTGCTTGTTGTTCCAGTTGACGTAGTAGTCCTGGTCGATCGAGTTCGGGTGCTCCTCGAACGGGGCGTAGGCGGCGGTGTTGTCGACCGGGTCCCAGTCCTGCCACTCGTAGGCCGGGTCGGCGGCGATCGGCATGCTCGGGTCGACCACCGGCTTGCGGACCACGTTGGCGCCGGAGTTGAAGTAGGCGGTGTGGTCGGCGTCGACGTAGAACCAGTTGAAGGTGAAGTTGATGTCGTGCGCCGCCCGCTGGAAGGCTTCCGGCGAGGTGATCGCGGCCGGGTCGTTGAACTCCTGGAACCCGATGATCGAGTCGACTTCGTGCAGGAACGTCGAGCGGGCCAGGGCGAACGCGACCGGCTTGCCGTCGACGGTGCCGCGGTGGGTCACTGGGCCGTAGCTGGTGCGGAACACCGCCAGCCGGTAGGAGCCGGCGGGGGTGTCGTCACCGAGGTTGGGCTCCCAGGCGTTCTCCCGCTCCACCACCTGCATCGGCACGCACTCACCGCGGAAGAGGTACGCGTTGGATTCCACAGTGGCCGGACTGCCGTCCGGCTCGCACAGCTCCACGGCGTAGGTGTCGATCATGTCCTGGGACGCGGTGGTGGCGCTCCAGGCGTAGTCCTGACCGCGGCCGAGCAGCGTGTAGAAGCTCAGCCCGGCGAACGAGGCGCCCTTGGACGAGATGCCGGGGCCCTGCAGCTCCTGCAGGGTCAGCAGCTGCGGCGAGAAGTAGCCGGTCTGCGGCCCGAACACGGCCACCGGGTGGCCGCTCTCGGTGTGCGCGCCGGAGACGACGAGCGCGTTGGACATCCCGCGCGGCTCGCCCATCCCCTCCGGGAACAGGCCGTCGTCGAAGAGGCCGCGCAGGCTCTCCACCGGGTCGTCGGTGGCCGGTCGCGGGTTCCGGCTCTCCGGCTGGGCGGACTGGTCCGCGGGTTCCGTGGCCGAGCCGGTGGGGTCGAAGACGAGCTGCTGCTCGACCACCGAGCCGGGGTCCGGCAGCACCACGCCCTCCGGGTGCTCCGGTGCCACGCCGTACGGGAACGACCGCCCGTCGTGGATCGTGCTGATCGCCTCCGGGTCGTCCTCCGCGCGGAAGGCGGCCCAGACCTGCTCGCCGCGCTCCGGGCCGAACCGCTCGTGCAGCGACATCCGGGCGATGGCGTTCTGCACCTCGCCGCCGCCACCGCCGCCGAACTGGGCGCCGACCAGGGAGGCCAGCACGACGAGGTCGGTCAGCTCGAACGGCTCGATGGTGCCCTCGTTGGTGATCGGGTCGACGTGCCCGGTGGCCACGTACTCGCCCGGGAAGTAGCGGCCGCGGTGCGCCTGCTCGATGTAGGCGTTGATGCCGTCCACGTAGGACTGGGCGTCCTCCAGCGCCTGCCGCCCGCGCTCGCCGCGCGAGGCGACGGCGTCGATCTGCTGCTGCAGCTCCTCCTCGGTGTAGGGCGAGGCGGCGAAGAACCGCTGCTCCAGTTCGCGGTTCGCCGGTGCCCCACCGGCGAACGGGGTCACCTCGCCGCGGCCGGCCCGGCGCATCGCGTCCATGAGGAACAGCTTGTCCTCGGCGGTGGCGTAGCCCGCGCCGAAGGTGGTGCCGGACCGGGTGGTCCCGTAGATGTGCGGGATGCCGGCGGTCTTGTCCCGGACGATGGTGACGTCCTCGCGCGGCTGGTAGGTGCGCTCGACGTCGTCGGGCCGCACGCCGAAGGAGTTGTCGAGGAAGAACTCCTCGATGGTGGCGGTGGTCAGCTCCCGGTAGCCGCCGGCGAGCGCGTCGTACCGGCCCAGCTGGTCGTCGGAGTGCGGCGGGCGGGTGCCCAGCAGCATGTGCGCGACGAGCTCGGCGAAGGTGGCACTGCCGTTCTGCCCGGGCGGGAGGACGTGGTGGCACTGCTCGCGGCAGTGGTCCGGTGCCGGCGCGGGGACCGGGTCGGCCGCTGCGGGCGGCACGACCAGCAGGGACGCCGCCGCTGCCACGGCGGCGAGGACGGCGGTGGAACGCGGGCGTCGCGGCATGGCTGGTCCTCCCGGTGGATCTTCGCGACCCGGACGCTAGCCACCCGTCAGCAGAATTGAAAGACTTTCACGTTCAGCTTGCTCCGAACGGCCGAGCGTGGCGCGCTCAGGACGCCGCCGCGGGGCGGTGCTCCCCGCGCTTCCACCGGGCGTTCTCCAGCTCCAACGCCGCCCACAGCAGGTTGAGCGGGTGGTCGGGCGCGTGGTTCTGCCGCTCGCCGCGCCGGGCGAACGCCCCCACCAGCACGTGCATCTCCGGCCCGACGTCGCTGACCAGCTCCACGGTGCGCAGCCCCCGCCCCTCGGGCAACCGCCCGTCGTCGGCCGCCTCGCCCACCCCGCGCGTGACGATCATGCAGCCGTGCAGCAGGTCCGAGCGGAGCAGGTCGAAGCCGTAGCGCACGTCGTCGATCTCCGCGGCGATGTCGAGCTCGTCCCGGTAGTCGGCGCCGAACCAGCCGCGCAGGAACCCGGAGATCAGCCCGCTGGCCGGGATGACGAGCGGGAGCGCGTGCAGCTGGCTGGCGAGCACCGGACGGTCCGGCAGCTGCGCGGCCGGCAGGTTCGTGACGAGGCTCAGCCCGCTGCGCCGCCACTCCAGGACGTCCACATCGGACAGCGGGTTCTCGCCCCGCACGCCGACCAGGACGCTGCCGCAGACCAGGTCGGCCTGCTTCGTCCTCAGTGCACGCCGACCGGGGCACGGCCCGGCACGCCAGGTGCCGGGCCGTGCCGCGTCAGGCCTGCGTGAACCGCTGGCGCTGCCGGCCCAGGCCGTCGATCTCCATCTCCAGCACGTCCCCGGCCTTGAGGTACGGGAAGCGCCCGGACATGGCGACGCCCTCCGGGGTGCCGGTGTTGACCAGGTCGCCCGGTTCCAGCGTCATGTACTGCGACAGGTGGCGGACGATCTCGCCGACGCCGAAGATCATGTCCGCGGTGGTGGAGTCCTGGCGGGGCTCGCCGTTGACCCACGACCGCAGCCGCAGCGCCTGCGGGTCGGCGACCTCGTCCGCCGGCACCAGCCACGGGCCGACCGGGTTGAACGCCTCGGCGCACTTGCCCTTGGACCACTGCCCACCGGAGTGCTCCTTCTGGAAGGCGCGCTCCGAGACGTCGTTGGCCACCACGTAGCCGGCGACGCACTCCAGCGCCTGCTCGACGCTGTCCAGGTAGCGGGCCCGCCGGCCGATCACCACGCCGAGCTCGACCTCCCAGTCGACCTGCTCGGCACCACGCGGGACCGGCACCTCGTCGTAGGGCCCGACGACCGTGTTCGGGTGCTTGAAGAACAGGATCGGCACCTCGGGCGGCGCCGAACCGGACTCGGCGGCGTGCGCGGCGTAGTTCTGGCCGATGCACAGCACGGCCATCGGCCGCGCGATCGGGGCCCCCACCCGCAGGCCGCTGCCGTCCCCGGGGTCGTCGACCGGGGGCAGCTCACCGGCGTCCAGCGCCGCGCGCGCCCGCTGGACACCGCCGCTGGCCAGGAACGCCCCGTCGACGTCCGCGGTGATCGGACGCAGGTCGAACAGCCGGCCCCGGTCGTCCGCCACGTGCGGCTGCTCCGCCCCGACGGGGCCCAACCTCAGAAACCTCATCTCGCTCCTTCGCGTCTCGACACACGCTGCCGCCCCGGCACCGTCGAGGCCGGGTGGAGCCGGCGCGGTCGGCAGCTCCCCGACCCTCCACGGCCGGACACCGCGAAGCAAGCCCCTCCGCGTCAGGCCCCGCG
This region of Saccharopolyspora hordei genomic DNA includes:
- a CDS encoding aspartate aminotransferase family protein, which encodes MDNARERHLIRYSGGGSFSPDTIARASGSTIVTEDGRELLDFTSGQMSAILGHAHPEIVATIREQAERLDHLYSGMLSRPVLDLAERLTGTLPAPLDKAVFLTTGAEANEAALRMAKLVTGGYEVVSFARSWHGMTQAAAGATYSAGRTGYGPTAPGNFALPVPDRFRPDITDADGNLDWRRQLDLGFDLIDAQSTGNLAACLVEPVLSSGGVIDLPPGYLAALRDKCHERGMLLVLDEAQTGLCRTGTWYAFERDGVVPDILTLSKTLGAGLPLAAVLTSAEIEQEAHDRGFLFFTTHVNDPLPAAVGGTVLDVLVRDRLDQRARELGDRLRAGLDELAREHAVVGDVRGRGLLLGLELVDEERGADELGAAVTRRCAELGLHMNIVQLPGMGGTFRIAPPLTASDAEIDRGLEILDKALADRA
- the eccCa gene encoding type VII secretion protein EccCa, whose product is MTTTLFRRPNREQPPEMPSGELSLQEPPALPETVGRDWLSSLMVLPMMLGSGVFMLIYIGPRNPVLGMGMFGLMMAMALLVFLVQLARGGAERRQKMRGERRDYLRYLGQVRAQVRAAAAKQRESLAWRHPDPNALWSVAMTGRLWERRAAHGDFAEVRIGTGPQRLAVRMTPLHTKPISDLEPLSARALRRFINAHSTVPGLPTSVFLRGFAKVRFNGDQEAIRGVTRALLAQLVTFHSPEDLRVVVCAAPDRIPLWDWVKWLPHAQHPVEQDGAGQVRLLADGVDALTELLDAELGERGRFEAASSPSPEEPYVVVVLDGVHVPSESRLAGTGYHNSVVLDVSDALGGGAGRTTLRLDVTAEQVDMVRTDRTGQEVRTTLCTPDLLSTTKAATLARTISPYRLGGTADVAEPMVANFELPQLLGVSDLDSWDPASITRTGLTRDRLRIPIGISESGAPVELDIKESAQGGMGPHGLLIGATGSGKSELLRTLVLGMAMTHSSETLNFVLVDFKGGATFLGLDRLPHVSAVITNLADEAPLVTRMQDALHGEMVRRQEFLRAAGNYSSLLEYEKARLSGAPLDPLPTLFVIVDEFSELLAANPDFGELFVMIGRLGRSLGVHLLLASQRIEDGRMHKLESHLSYRIGLRTFSAMESRSVIGVPDAYQLPSAPGNGYLRSDVATLVRFKAAYVSGPHRRRTREQRQEEVRRQVVPFGVGKLPVPAEPEPAPEPAPQDTETGESVLSVAVDKLVEHGGPPAHQVWLPPLADPPSLDQLLPPLLPDPERGLTASGWPGCGRLVVPVGVVDKPFEQSRDLHVVDLSGAGGHVGIAGGPQSGKSNLLRALITSIALTHTPAEAQFYCLDFGGGTLSALDGLPHVGGVAGRLQTERVARTIAEVQTLLAEREKVFAEHEVESMAAYRERRAKGEFADDPHGDVFLVVDGWGALRSEFEQHDLALRALAARGLAYGVHLVLTTNRWSDVHSALRDQLGTRLELRLGDSIDSMINMRKAAEVPQVPGRGMTADHRHFLAGVPRIDGVAGTDGLAEATKELCAAVAEHWPGRRAPVVRMLPAVLPAADLPAPQPGPKVALGAGELDLQPVWHDFAERPHLTIVGDSGSGKTAALRLIARAITAAHSPEEAQVLVVDPRRTLLESVPDAYRRAAAVSAPAAEAAVRQLAEEMKQRVPGTDITPAQLRRRDWWSGPEVFVLVDDYDLLLGPMGGPFDPLVELVPQAGDIGLHLVMARAAAGSSRTSMEPVTRRLQESNTPELALSMPANELPLLNGARGRQLPPGRGVLVTRRDGIGLQIGWTEEPA
- a CDS encoding S8 family serine peptidase codes for the protein MRARLRTTVLGAVLGVLATAVGAPHAAAQPPVGQCTPPSETPVTTMSWAQQRMAADRAWSLTRGEVVVGVVDTGVSAAAPALAGAVLPGTDLRGGPGDDDCFGRGTFLASLIAARPSSDPHVPFAGVAPGATIFPVRVNDDPPKVLDHAALARDIARGIRAAVDGGARVVAVGLVATLDVPELRAAVAHAAQRDVLVVAPAAVPKRGQLAFPARIPGVLAVAPVGPDGPVRSASYGADPAIAAPAQQLVGVAPRGAGHRVSSGSELAVGYVAGAAALVRAYHPALSAPEVAARLIGAADHPSTPLPNELVGYGVVDPFAAVTTIPNTDPPATPPPEDLAVPKPAAADPAPATRALWLVGGIGAAALLLAGPTIAVAARHRRPH